A single Lactuca sativa cultivar Salinas chromosome 8, Lsat_Salinas_v11, whole genome shotgun sequence DNA region contains:
- the LOC111892727 gene encoding uncharacterized mitochondrial protein AtMg00810-like, which translates to MVARNPCSTLTDTKSKLIVGGDPVSDPTLYRSLHGAPQYLTFTRPDIAYDLKQFFFFMHDPCVPYFHALKCILRYLHGTLKNGIHIRPSAVDRLVSYYDVDSAGCPTTRSSTFGFCVYLINNLISWYSKRKYDISCSIIEAEYQGVAKVVAETVRLQNLLLEL; encoded by the coding sequence ATGGTTGCACGCAATCCGTGTAGTACTTTGACTGACACCAAAAGCAAACTCATTGTTGGAGGTGATCCGGTTTCTGATCCCACTCTTTATCGTAGTCTTCATGGTGCTCCGCAATACTTAACTTTCACACGTCCTGATATCGCATATGATCTAAAACAATTCTTTTTCTTTATGCATGACCCATGTGTTCCGTATTTTCATGCTCTAAAGTGTATATTACGATACCTTCATGGTACCCTAAAAAATGGTATTCATATTCGTCCGTCTGCTGTTGATCGTTTGGTCTCCTATTATGATGTTGATTCGGCCGGTTGTCCTACCACTCGCAGCTCCACTTTTGGGTTTTGTGTTTATCTCATCAATAATCTCATCTCTTGGTACTCCAAACGGAAGTATGACATCTCTTGTTCTATTATCGAAGCCGAGTACCAGGGGGTAGCCAAAGTAGTTGCTGAAACTGTTAGGCTTCAGAATCTTCTCCTCGAGTTATAA